The segment tatagttttatatgattGTGTATCAAAATGTGTTGTTCGACCAATGCAACATAAGAATTAtagcaaagtatttttttcataaacaatgAATATCCAGGGACTAATCATTTGCTTTGCTAGTTGTTACTTATTTACTATCGGTTGAGACAGAATTATCTTCATGGTATTATGATGATACAccaatttaataactttataatgatTCACAAAAGACAACAACACAtaacaattacaaaattaaataagaatactAAAGTCggagagaaatatataaaataaatcattctcacaatttttttatatgtcctGCTATTGAATTAAAGAGTGGGTCTTGGTTTTCTAGTTCtgggaataaatattatatatttattttaatattgatcaaGTTGTGATACCTTCTAAGCAAACCACCTGCACGCCATCTTGCTTGAGCCGTTTCAGCAGGATGCCGTGCACAGAGTCTGGATCCCGCGGGGCTCCGTCACCGTACAACACGAACGTTCCTCTCGAACAGCAATGCGTGATACGAGCCTTTAGTTCTTTACATTGAACAGTAGAAGCTAGTTCGATCTTTCCAGCAGATAATCGTCGCAACATTATACTCGGAATCGAGAAGTTCACTGCAGAACGAATGTGGGATACGGCATATTCATTAGATCCTCGACAGTCAATCAAAATTGTATCTCTCTCGTCTGAACGCAATTTGGCTAAAAGCCACTCTTTTGTCACCAAGTCATAATCGCACTCTGAATCTATAGGCATTTTGAAAATTGAAATCACAATTTACTTCTCTGTTTACACGGGCCCTTATAGCCGCCTGTTGCACTATTTCATTGGGGCGATTAAATCACGCGCTGAACgattttagtaaaacaaacattataagaCTTACGACGAAACAATAAAAGCcacaagttaaattattttaatgttttgagcccattataaacaaacactACACAATTTTCGCGTCTGCACCGAGCGAGCTACCAAAACGTTAAACGACGCGGGTTGTACCAGCGATAATAAAGTGGCCTTCCATCTATAATAGTACCTAATAGTAAATATGAACCTACTATGTATCCATTCAACAAACTGCTCAATTCTGTAGTGTTGCCAAACTTTATTCAACATATCATAAAGACGGGCGGACACAAATGGTTaatagttacattaaaataaatatattttacagttttgtataaaatcaaCTCATTTTAATGCTCAgcttatgaaattttttattttttattatttatcttaaaaggCGGGatattcacatttatatttgaatatgaatttactaaaacaattttaatgtttaatataattctgttGAATTTGTAATTACTTACAGTGTATTAATAACATCTTGATGTAAAAAATTCTTACTTtgggtataaaaataaataaaccagtCCGTATCAAGacattctaaaattataaaaaacatacataagtatggtcattatattataattagatttatCTAACGACGGtacatgataaatatttttttcatacaatagatttactgatattttttaacatttcctcgaaatataattttaatgaaatagcAATGATTTGAAGCCGTCTGTAAATGTCAGTAATAAGTGACAAGCGTACTCATTGACTTCAAAATACGAAGCTttgagattaaaaatttaaaataaaataaggattCGCGAAGAATTATTCAATTAGTTGTgatctttttatgttttacctGTGATTTAATTcctaagttattaaatttttgtaataatggaTGAAATATATACTGATTTAGACAATTATAATGATGTGAATCTTGTAGAAGAGGTATGTACTTTTAGCGCCAATTGTAATATGTCAAATCTATTTACAAGTTACTATTTATTCTTTCATCACTAAatgatttagttaaaatataataatatttactgtttACTACACTTCtttctgtaatattataattttttacagcTAAAATCTGAGAACAAggatttaaagtttaaacttgAAGAATATTCTAGTGCTTTACATCGCCTACAAAAAGTGAGTATTTTTGGGTACTAAAATGTTATTCTACGTATGTTATCACACAATCATGGTAATGTGAAGGCATTGTTCATAGACGCATAAAAAATTTTACCAGTTCTACCTCTGCCTCATATACCATGTATAATGTAttcattattgaaattatttagttattaagttTCCACAATTTcactaaatacaaaatacatcaTGCCTaacagtttatataatatttcaatgctCAAAGgtttatagttattaagtTACACTCTGACACATATACTTTGATGTGTGATAaactacatacataattatgataatttgtaggtatatgtttttattataaaacaaaaacttatttaagaaacaaatttCTATGTTAACAtccaaatacattttatatgaacattaTGATAGCACAGACACCGGTCTCCTAACTAGATAAAGTTTATGGatgtgatatataatattctatcaAAATGCCACCAATGGAGTCAAgactttatgtaatataaaaaaatatgggtggaagtaaatttatctaattattttatgttattctgAGTATTCATATGTTAATGGATGGATCAAAATTGATATTCCAGAATATTTTGCAGGACTTTGACAAACTCAGCGGGGAGTTTAAGAATTTGGAGAGAAATTATTCATCTCTATTGAAGACAGCTAGAGCAgaaattgaaagaaaaactgagactattaaaaatttgaatttagagTGAGTACTTATATAGATATACTGTTACGCCTTATAATATCACAAAAGAGGTTACAAACTCTTAAGaggttattacttattaatttatttttatttcagaaaagaCCAGCTTGTAATTAAATCTCTGCAAAAGGGTAAGAATATACTACAGAACCGACGCAGCAATTTTAAGGAtgttcatcaaaataaaaactatgaagttaaacaaaatgataaaGAGTCAGCTGGAAAACTAGACAACctgtaagaaaataataatattgtaaatgttatcatcccttataaaattttgtatgcatagtattttttcaaaatactgtgactatatgaacatattgtcGGGGATAATGCAAATCTGCGTAACTAGCCTTGGATAATTCCGTATCTCTGTATTATATTAGGAGTAGGTTCATAGTGGAAGATTTAAACTTaagaattttctaaattagtgttaaataagtttaattttacatatgtaGAAGGGAACAGCTACATATACAAGTGTTTTATGTGTGTACTTTAAGTTTGTCAATTTGTGTCAGATGAGGTTATAATGATGTgtcgagttttattaaaacctgttaaatatgttgttgtacctttattttatttgtcttttccAGATCTCAATATAAAACCCAAACCTCAGTGGATGTTGTGGCCAGTTTTGTatctgaaaataaatcaaatcatactgaaaatataacatcaaaaataccaaataataaattatcatcagaagaaaataaagagagagatagaaaaaataagacaCATCGAAATGAAAATGCCCATCAGTCAGAAAccattaagaaaattattgacagAAGAAAATCTACTAACTTTCCGTAATGACATTATtgacacattttataaatgtctcAAAGAAGGTGAAATTtatctcatttaaaattaaacttttctgTTTTAGGGAATGTGAACCGACATTCAGTTCCGATGAAGATTCAAGAAAGACTATTACAGAACAACAGCAGAATTCTTCTCATAAAGATGCTTGGCAAAATGAAAAACGCCATGACCAGCAAGATCATTTGAATCCACTGCCATATGAGCATTATCACCAGCCACTTCAACCTTCATACAGAAATAGGAGTAGTAGGTACAATGAGTACGATAGACAAAGGACTCATGACCACTATGACACATATGACAAGCCACGAAGATATTACAGCCCAGACAACCATTACAGgtaattatataactaacaTGAGATTCactgtaaattttttaccCATTCCTGttcttattacaataaaaaataaaatgagccTGGTTCTTATATAtcactaaatattttagatatggTAAGGACACATCTGATAATTACAATCAGagagaaaataaaagagaCAGGAGATACGAAAGAAGTCCTGTCACAGATAGATACAATCGTGCTAAAAGTAGAGACAGGAGGAACAACTTTGAAAGGGAAAATTACTATGATCATGGCAAAAAGACCCATCACACTAGTGACCTTCCTGCGAAGAGACCTTATGAACTCGAAGAACCGAGTAGCAAGCGGTTAAAAATAGACTCTTATACAAGACATACTAATATTGACAAAGAAAAAGAATTTGTTGAAAGACATACATACACTAACGCTCAGGGACTTCAAGATCCATCTACATGCCAGTCACCTGACTATACACACATTGATTCAAATGTACATCATTCGGTTAAAGGTAAtagttgtaaaaaataataagatttaggtaataattttgacataTCCTCACATTTACTGATTCAATTGAAGCatcgtttgtttatttttatattcgcttGTTCATTTTTCAGAAATTATTCATACAGCTCTAACTCCTCTTCAAGATCCTAGACttttaagtaataagtatattttaaaatcaaatagtgAAAAGCCAATCCTTATGACAGTTGCTGGGAGTAATGTTGACATAGTACCAATTACTTCTTGGGGAGCGGATAGAAGTTCTAAGGCAACTAAACCAAACGATGCAAAGTTACCGTCGGATAAGGGTATACGAAATTCGGGACAAAATTTATCGACAGAATCAGGCGAAATTCATAGTGTAAATGAAGATCAACCTATTGAAATTTTCCCAAATATTACTGAATTAAAGAGCGACATTTCTAAGAACAGCAGTGGCATTGTTGATACAAACCAACAGACAGCCTCAAGAGATGTTGGAAAGTCTATAAACCTCTACAAGATTCCACGTCTGAAAAAAACTGGTGACTCCAAAAAGActaataacttaaaagaaaaGAGTGATGAACCTAAAAAGTTAGAAGAATTGGGAAAAGATTTCAGAGTCATAGTGGAAGGTAAACATTTAAGTGAGAAGAGCCCTGAGAATATAATCGATACTGCCAAAAATAAAACGACCTCCGCTAAAACAAGAGGtgataaatcaaaatcaattttacAAAAGCTAATTGACGAAACTGAGTTGAGTGACGTCCCTGGAAACATTAATATCCCAGAAACTAAACTGGTTAATATTAGCACTATCGAAGGAGATTTAGAGTTAAGTGACGAAACAAGTGATAACATGGACTTAATAACGGAAGACTCGATGAAAAATGAGGCGAGGGAAGGGATATCTCACGgagtaaacaataaacaaatacagttAAGTTTAGATAAAGAGACTTCAAACAAAGCGGATGATAAAGTGAAAAGATCTAAGGATTCGAGGAAGTCGTCACACTCAAGAAGGGATTCTGTTAAAGAAAAGGTACGGGAAACTTCAAAAAGACGTAGAACTAAAAAACAAAGCGATCTAGAAGAATGCAATGTTTTGAAAGATAAATCCCCTCCAACAAAAGAAAACATAGAATTGGAAGATAAGCCAAATATATTCAGccagacaaaaaataaattcaccgACCTGTTTGGTGACAGCAACAGTTTGATAACGCCGGATGACCTAGGGCTGCCTGTCGTCTCTCCCCTCAACACCGGCAAATTTGATTCGATGTTTGAAAATACACAGGATGCGGTGGACCTGAGCGACGAGCAAGTAAGGACGGTGAAGGCCCTTAAAGACATCGATAACACAGAGGATGCTGAGACAAGTAAAGAAGCGTTAATACAAGATGCTGTTAGTAATACTGAGAGCAAGAAGAGCAATGACAA is part of the Danaus plexippus chromosome 11, MEX_DaPlex, whole genome shotgun sequence genome and harbors:
- the LOC116765791 gene encoding uncharacterized protein LOC116765791 isoform X1 → MDEIYTDLDNYNDVNLVEELKSENKDLKFKLEEYSSALHRLQKNILQDFDKLSGEFKNLERNYSSLLKTARAEIERKTETIKNLNLEKDQLVIKSLQKGKNILQNRRSNFKDVHQNKNYEVKQNDKESAGKLDNLSQYKTQTSVDVVASFVSENKSNHTENITSKIPNNKLSSEENKERDRKNKTHRNENAHQSETIKKIIDRRKSTNFPECEPTFSSDEDSRKTITEQQQNSSHKDAWQNEKRHDQQDHLNPLPYEHYHQPLQPSYRNRSSRYNEYDRQRTHDHYDTYDKPRRYYSPDNHYRYGKDTSDNYNQRENKRDRRYERSPVTDRYNRAKSRDRRNNFERENYYDHGKKTHHTSDLPAKRPYELEEPSSKRLKIDSYTRHTNIDKEKEFVERHTYTNAQGLQDPSTCQSPDYTHIDSNVHHSVKEIIHTALTPLQDPRLLSNKYILKSNSEKPILMTVAGSNVDIVPITSWGADRSSKATKPNDAKLPSDKGIRNSGQNLSTESGEIHSVNEDQPIEIFPNITELKSDISKNSSGIVDTNQQTASRDVGKSINLYKIPRLKKTGDSKKTNNLKEKSDEPKKLEELGKDFRVIVEGKHLSEKSPENIIDTAKNKTTSAKTRGDKSKSILQKLIDETELSDVPGNINIPETKLVNISTIEGDLELSDETSDNMDLITEDSMKNEAREGISHGVNNKQIQLSLDKETSNKADDKVKRSKDSRKSSHSRRDSVKEKVRETSKRRRTKKQSDLEECNVLKDKSPPTKENIELEDKPNIFSQTKNKFTDLFGDSNSLITPDDLGLPVVSPLNTGKFDSMFENTQDAVDLSDEQVRTVKALKDIDNTEDAETSKEALIQDAVSNTESKKSNDNRHNGNKPASISKEEDNPSALIYGNVKADNASDVIKTIIISTGTQPQCVSRDTEFPRGDNVQKQFDFQKGTFSTAIATSTPYKLDSSQISPAVDSTLMPRQFTNNKLDQNDLTSHTTVGSNTNENKIKNDSDVPDVRIFVKRRKKVTKKPA
- the LOC116765791 gene encoding uncharacterized protein LOC116765791 isoform X2 yields the protein MDEIYTDLDNYNDVNLVEELKSENKDLKFKLEEYSSALHRLQKDFDKLSGEFKNLERNYSSLLKTARAEIERKTETIKNLNLEKDQLVIKSLQKGKNILQNRRSNFKDVHQNKNYEVKQNDKESAGKLDNLSQYKTQTSVDVVASFVSENKSNHTENITSKIPNNKLSSEENKERDRKNKTHRNENAHQSETIKKIIDRRKSTNFPECEPTFSSDEDSRKTITEQQQNSSHKDAWQNEKRHDQQDHLNPLPYEHYHQPLQPSYRNRSSRYNEYDRQRTHDHYDTYDKPRRYYSPDNHYRYGKDTSDNYNQRENKRDRRYERSPVTDRYNRAKSRDRRNNFERENYYDHGKKTHHTSDLPAKRPYELEEPSSKRLKIDSYTRHTNIDKEKEFVERHTYTNAQGLQDPSTCQSPDYTHIDSNVHHSVKEIIHTALTPLQDPRLLSNKYILKSNSEKPILMTVAGSNVDIVPITSWGADRSSKATKPNDAKLPSDKGIRNSGQNLSTESGEIHSVNEDQPIEIFPNITELKSDISKNSSGIVDTNQQTASRDVGKSINLYKIPRLKKTGDSKKTNNLKEKSDEPKKLEELGKDFRVIVEGKHLSEKSPENIIDTAKNKTTSAKTRGDKSKSILQKLIDETELSDVPGNINIPETKLVNISTIEGDLELSDETSDNMDLITEDSMKNEAREGISHGVNNKQIQLSLDKETSNKADDKVKRSKDSRKSSHSRRDSVKEKVRETSKRRRTKKQSDLEECNVLKDKSPPTKENIELEDKPNIFSQTKNKFTDLFGDSNSLITPDDLGLPVVSPLNTGKFDSMFENTQDAVDLSDEQVRTVKALKDIDNTEDAETSKEALIQDAVSNTESKKSNDNRHNGNKPASISKEEDNPSALIYGNVKADNASDVIKTIIISTGTQPQCVSRDTEFPRGDNVQKQFDFQKGTFSTAIATSTPYKLDSSQISPAVDSTLMPRQFTNNKLDQNDLTSHTTVGSNTNENKIKNDSDVPDVRIFVKRRKKVTKKPA